The sequence CTCTAAAAGTTGTAAAATTGGTGAGTAATCAGAGCAAATTAGGGCATAATGCAGCTTGTATGTTCTCTCACCACAAGAAGCGCAGTTAAGGGATAAATTAGAGCATCAGGTACGGACGGGGTTCGTGCTTCGAGGCCAGGCACTGAGGACGATTAAGCGGTTAAAATTGTATCGCGATCGCTTTTCAGATTTTGAGTCTTATTGCGATGAAGTTTTTAAGTTTTTATTTAGTATAGAGCGGATATTTTTAGTTTTTGATGTATGATACATAATCTAAGCTTGAATAGTTTTCTAATTACTAAAATGAGTGAAAATCATGTCATGTTGATGGCTAAGTTTATCCATAGTCATCCCGAACCGCGGAAGGCGGTGAACGCAGGCTCCGCCTTTTTAAGGCGGAGTACCGTTCACTTCAGATGTTGCCTGCTAGAGTTTGGCGGACTCATTATGAGGATGAATGTAAACAGGAAAATAGAACTTATGCTTTTTCTGCTTTGAGGCAATATTCTTCTCTGGTCAGAATCCAAAAATCAAATCGATATCATCTCTATGGCTCGGCGAAGATTCCTGCTAAGGTCCATTGGTGACAAGTTAAGAGACTACGATGTTTGTCAACTAGTGTTGAGCTATAAGCCGTAAGCTATAAGCACGGGGCTTACGCCCCAAGCGCGCTTCGCGCTTGCCCCGAAGGGGCTGTAGCTTTTAAAAAATTTTTCAGGTACTTTAACTGTTTAGAAAGCGATCGCTTTTTATTGAGTTTGATTCCATATAAGCGTATCTAATCTTCCTGATGAAGTAGAAAATCGCATCGAAGCGAATAAAGATTTTCAATATGATGATTCTGATTTATCGGCATTTTTGTTGAGCGACTCAACTACTTTATCTTCAGACTCAATCTCCCCAGATTTTCAAACCTTGTTGCATAACACCATCGGTCATGATGGTGTTATTGAAAGTAACACACCAGACATCTATCACAAAATCGAAGAATCTAGCACCAGTGAGATTGGCTCTAGTGAAATTAGCGTATTCGACGCTAGCATTAAAAAATTCAGCCCTTATCAGATTGGCTCCAGTAAAATCAACATCGGTGAGATTGGCTCTGGTGAAATTAGCTCCTTCCAAGAAAGCATCTTTGAACATGGCTCTAATCAAATTAGCCCCACTCAGGTTAGCCCCACTCAAGTTGGCTTTTCTCAACCTAGCACCGATCAAATTAGTGGAATTCAAGTCAGCCCCACTCAAGTTAGTCTCAACCAAGTCAGCCCCACTCAAACTGGCTTGTCTGAGATAAATTTCTCTCAAATCGGCTCGACTCAAGTCAGCCCCACTCAAATCAGTTCTGCTCAAACTAGCTCGACTCAAGTTAGCCCCACTCAAATCGGTACAGATCAACTTAGCATCTCGCAAGTCAATTCCAGTCAGTTGAGCATCAATCAACTCGACACC is a genomic window of Pleurocapsa minor HA4230-MV1 containing:
- a CDS encoding pentapeptide repeat-containing protein, with the protein product MTAEELLRRYAAGERDFTGVDLSGVELIDAQLTGIDLRDAKLICTDLSGANLSRASLSRTDLSGADLSRADLREIYLRQASLSGADLVETNLSGADLNSTNLIGARLRKANLSGANLSGANLIRAMFKDAFLEGANFTRANLTDVDFTGANLIRAEFFNASVEYANFTRANLTGARFFDFVIDVWCVTFNNTIMTDGVMQQGLKIWGD